In Melanotaenia boesemani isolate fMelBoe1 chromosome 7, fMelBoe1.pri, whole genome shotgun sequence, a single window of DNA contains:
- the fbxl3l gene encoding F-box/LRR-repeat protein 3 isoform X2 — protein sequence MKRGRSGLKSKSHTFLSHEEPAKKQKWLMSRFSSPTQDWGNLPHHVVLQIFQNLSLVDRARASSVCRCWNDVFHTPDLWRRFEFELNQPATSYLRSTHPDLIQQIIKKHAQHLQYVSFKVDSCTESAEAACDILSQLVNCTIKTLGLISTARPSFMDVSQAHFVSALTVVFVNSKSLSSIKIDDTPVDDPSLKVLVANNSDTLKLLKMSSCPHVSPAGILCVADQCHGLRELALNYHLLSDELLLALSSEKHVHLEHLRIDVEEFEPFFCEETPVTHLYFGRAVSKEMLGRIGLNCPRLVELVVCANGLEPLDEELFRIAERCKSLTAIGLGECEVTCSGFVEFVKMCGGRLTQLSIMEEVLIPDSSYNMEQIHSEVSKHLGRMWFPDMMPTW from the exons ATGAAACGAGGAAGGTCAGGTCTGAAATCCAAGTCCCACACCTTCCTCTCCCATGAAGAACCAGCTAAGAAGCAGAAATGGCTGATGTCCAGGTTCTCATCTCCGACACAGGACTGGGGTAACCTGCCCCACCACGTTGTCCTGCAGATCTTCCAGAATTTGTCTCTGGTTGACCGGGCCCGGGCCTCGTCTGTGTGTCGGTGCTGGAATGACGTGTTTCACACGCCTGATCTCTGGAGGCGGTTTGAGTTTGAGCTCAATCAGCCAGCCACTTCTTACCTCCGCTCCACTCACCCAGACCTCATTCAGCAGATCATCAAAAAGCATGCCCAACACCTGCAGTATGTTAGCTTCAAA GTGGACAGCTGTACAGAATCTGCAGAGGCAGCTTGTGACATTCTCTCCCAGCTGGTGAACTGTACCATCAAAACCTTGGGGCTGATTTCTACAGCACGGCCAAGCTTCATGGACGTGTCTCAG GCCCACTTTGTGTCAGCGCTGACAGTGGTGTTTGTGAACTCTAAGTCCCTGTCCTCTATTAAGATTGATGACACCCCAGTGGATGATCCATCCCTGAAGGTTTTGGTGGCAAATAACAGTGACACCCTTAAGTTGTTGAAGATGAGCAGCTGTCCCCACGTCTCCCCAGCAG gtATCCTATGTGTGGCAGATCAGTGCCATGGCCTCAGGGAACTAGCACTGAACTATCATCTCCTCAGTGATGAGCTCCTTCTTGCCCTTTCCTCTGAAAAACACGTCCACTTGGAACATCTGCGCATTGATGTG GAGGAGTTTGAACCCTTTTTCTGTGAGGAGACCCCAGTTACCCACTTGTACTTTGGTCGGGCAGTTAGCAAGGAGATGTTGGGTCGCATCGGACTGAACTGCCCTCGCCTGGTGGAGCTGGTGGTGTGCGCCAATGGTCTTGAGCCACTGGACGAGGAGCTGTTTCGCATTGCAGAGCGTTGCAAAAGCTTGACCGCCATCGGGCTGGGTGAGTGTGAGGTGACCTGCAGTGGCTTTGTGGAGTTTGTGAAGATGTGTGGGGGCAGGTTGACTCAGCTGTCCATCATGGAGGAGGTGCTAATCCCAGACAGCAGCTACAACATGGAGCAGATTCACAGTGAAGTGTCGAAGCACCTGGGACGCATGTGGTTCCCTGATATGATGCCGACCTGGTAG
- the fbxl3l gene encoding F-box/LRR-repeat protein 3 isoform X3: MKRGRSGLKSKSHTFLSHEEPAKKQKWLMSRFSSPTQDWGNLPHHVVLQIFQNLSLVDRARASSVCRCWNDVFHTPDLWRRFEFELNQPATSYLRSTHPDLIQQIIKKHAQHLQYVSFKVDSCTESAEAACDILSQLVNCTIKTLGLISTARPSFMDVSQAHFVSALTVVFVNSKSLSSIKIDDTPVDDPSLKVLVANNSDTLKLLKMSSCPHVSPAGILCVADQCHGLRELALNYHLLSDELLLALSSEKHVHLEHLRIDVEFEPFFCEETPVTHLYFGRAVSKEMLGRIGLNCPRLVELVVCANGLEPLDEELFRIAERCKSLTAIGLGECEVTCSGFVEFVKMCGGRLTQLSIMEEVLIPDSSYNMEQIHSEVSKHLGRMWFPDMMPTW; the protein is encoded by the exons ATGAAACGAGGAAGGTCAGGTCTGAAATCCAAGTCCCACACCTTCCTCTCCCATGAAGAACCAGCTAAGAAGCAGAAATGGCTGATGTCCAGGTTCTCATCTCCGACACAGGACTGGGGTAACCTGCCCCACCACGTTGTCCTGCAGATCTTCCAGAATTTGTCTCTGGTTGACCGGGCCCGGGCCTCGTCTGTGTGTCGGTGCTGGAATGACGTGTTTCACACGCCTGATCTCTGGAGGCGGTTTGAGTTTGAGCTCAATCAGCCAGCCACTTCTTACCTCCGCTCCACTCACCCAGACCTCATTCAGCAGATCATCAAAAAGCATGCCCAACACCTGCAGTATGTTAGCTTCAAA GTGGACAGCTGTACAGAATCTGCAGAGGCAGCTTGTGACATTCTCTCCCAGCTGGTGAACTGTACCATCAAAACCTTGGGGCTGATTTCTACAGCACGGCCAAGCTTCATGGACGTGTCTCAG GCCCACTTTGTGTCAGCGCTGACAGTGGTGTTTGTGAACTCTAAGTCCCTGTCCTCTATTAAGATTGATGACACCCCAGTGGATGATCCATCCCTGAAGGTTTTGGTGGCAAATAACAGTGACACCCTTAAGTTGTTGAAGATGAGCAGCTGTCCCCACGTCTCCCCAGCAG gtATCCTATGTGTGGCAGATCAGTGCCATGGCCTCAGGGAACTAGCACTGAACTATCATCTCCTCAGTGATGAGCTCCTTCTTGCCCTTTCCTCTGAAAAACACGTCCACTTGGAACATCTGCGCATTGATGTG GAGTTTGAACCCTTTTTCTGTGAGGAGACCCCAGTTACCCACTTGTACTTTGGTCGGGCAGTTAGCAAGGAGATGTTGGGTCGCATCGGACTGAACTGCCCTCGCCTGGTGGAGCTGGTGGTGTGCGCCAATGGTCTTGAGCCACTGGACGAGGAGCTGTTTCGCATTGCAGAGCGTTGCAAAAGCTTGACCGCCATCGGGCTGGGTGAGTGTGAGGTGACCTGCAGTGGCTTTGTGGAGTTTGTGAAGATGTGTGGGGGCAGGTTGACTCAGCTGTCCATCATGGAGGAGGTGCTAATCCCAGACAGCAGCTACAACATGGAGCAGATTCACAGTGAAGTGTCGAAGCACCTGGGACGCATGTGGTTCCCTGATATGATGCCGACCTGGTAG
- the atp7a gene encoding copper-transporting ATPase 1 encodes MTINLCSISLKVEGMTCGSCVQSIERQIGSLHGVIHIKVSLEDKNATIIFDHNQQSPESLSGAIEDMGFESNVPDSSTATPVSTDTQLIPTSGLTPAAQQEALEKLLRIRGVLDVRENLPQMGFTVTFVPALTSTQQFNEVVESVTPLETQTPSSPLQRGLNLSPSDTVGGGVALLKLRIEGMTCHSCTTTIEGKIGKLKGIEKIKVVLESKEATVVYLPYLITVQTIIDQIAVAGFKAFVKSKPRPLQLSSRDIERFVDSQKPIVSSPSEETSEETEIFIDTTLVTLRVKGMHCRSCVVNIQDNIAMLPGVSSVEVSLEMEKASICYDPLNITVTQLQQAIEALPPGNFKTEPWDSSCPLRPVSTSPVPGVSPSQHAKAAQAKPAASQPCFTQPLASVVNIHIEGMTCNSCVQSIEGMISQKKGVMSAKVSLADHQGVFEYDPLLTTPEELREAVDDMGFDAFLPETNSLLPVPEPILSKSPSNLQGKDLDVDSHNETSPGCTGDTHSKCYIQIGGMTCASCVSNIERNLKNEPGIYSVLVALMASKAEVRYNPEVIDPLKIAECVKELGFTASVMENYEGSDGNLELVVRGMTCASCVHKIESNLMKEKGIIYASVALATNKAHVKYDSEIVGPRDIIKLIENLGFEASLVKRDRTASHLDHSKEIQQWRKSFLVSLIFCVPVMGMMIYMIIMDHQMNVSHYHNATLEDRNHYHSTMFLEKQLRPGLSIMNLLSFIFCVPVQFIGGHYFYIQAYKALKHRSANMDVLIVLATSIAFSYSCIVLMVAMVEKAKVNPITFFDTPPMLFVFISLGRWLEQIAKSKTSEALSKLMSLQATEATVVTLGLDNSVISEEQVDVELVQRGDVVKVVPGGKFPVDGRVIEGHSMADESLITGEAMPVTKKPGSSVIAGSINQNGSLLVSATHVGMDTTLSQIVKLVEEAQTSKAPIQQYADKISGYFVPFIVGISLLTLIAWIIIGFLDFSLVEMYFPGYDKSISRAEAVIRFAFQASITVLCIACPCSLGLATPTAVMVGTGVGAQNGILIKGGEPLEMAHKVQSVVFDKTGTITYGAPKVVQVKMVVEGNKMPHSRLLAIVGTAENNSEHPLGAAITKYCKQELGTESLGTCTDFQAVPGCGIRCQVSNTENLLKQADSDSDDNNQRNSVLIQISDTCISTSSHPLIMDPQPLSLVQTATYVVLIGNREWMKRNCLQIQPGVDEAMVEHERRGRTAVLVAVDDVLCAMIAIADTVKPEAELAVHTLTNMGLEVVLMTGDNSKTARAIAAQVGIRKVFAEVLPSHKVAKVEQLQQSGKRVAMVGDGVNDSPALAMADVGIAIGTGTDVAIEAADVVLIRNDLLDVVGSIDLSKKTVKRIRINFIFALIYNLVGIPIAAGVFLPIGLVLQPWMGSAAMALSSVSVVLSSLLLKCYSKPSAEKLEARLGNNRRQGSLSDVSVHIGMGEMRRPSPKLSLLDRIVNYSRASINSLRSDKHSLNSLVLSEPDKHSLLVGEALCEEEFC; translated from the exons ATGACAATCAATCTGTGCTCAATTTCCCTCAAAGTGGAGGGTATGACATGCGGCTCCTGTGTCCAGTCCATAGAGCGGCAGATTGGGTCTCTCCATGGTGTAATTCATATTAAG GTGTCTTTAGAGGATAAGAATGCCACCATCATATTTGACCACAATCAACAGAGCCCGGAGTCTTTGTCAGGGGCCATCGAGGACATGGGCTTTGAATCAAATGTGCCAGACAGCAGCACAGCCACACCAGTCTCTACAGATACCCAGCTCATCCCCACCTCAGGTCTGACACCTGCAGCCCAACAAGAAGCTTTGGAGAAGCTGTTGCGTATTCGGGGAGTGCTGGATGTCCGAGAGAACCTACCACAGATGGGTTTCACTGTAACTTTTGTTCCAGCCCTGACTTCCACACAGCAATTTAACGAGGTAGTGGAGAGTGTAACGCCACTGGAAACCCAAACTCCCAGCAGTCCTTTGCAAAGAGGCCTAAATTTGTCTCCATCTGACACTGTGGGAGGCGGGGTAGCACTTCTGAAGTTACGAATCGAAGGAATGACATGTCACTCTTGCACAACCACTATTGAAGGGAAGATAGGAAAACTGAAAGGGATTGAAAAGATCAAAG TTGTTTTAGAGTCTAAGGAAGCAACAGTTGTCTACTTGCCTTACCTCATCACTGTCCAGACCATCATTGACCAGATTGCTGTGGCAGGGTTCAAGGCTTTTGTCAAATCCAAGCCTCGCCCCCTGCAGCTGTCCTCCAGAGATATTGAACGTTTTGTTGATTCTCAAAAACCAATAGTTTCTTCACCATCAGAAGAGACATCTGAGGAGACAGAAATCTTCATAGACACTACACTTGTCACGCTCAGGGTAAAAGGCATGCACTGCCGTTCCTGCGTAGTGAACATTCAAGACAATATCGCCATGCTGCCTGGTGTTTCCTCTGTGGAAGTGTCTCTGGAGATGGAGAAGGCCTCTATCTGCTATGATCCTCTAAATATCACAGTAACTCAACTGCAGCAGGCCATTGAAGCTTTGCCTCCAGGAAACTTTAAGACTGAGCCATGGGACTCCTCTTGCCCCCTCCGTCCTGTATCCACATCACCTGTGCCTGGTGTATCACCATCACAGCATGCAAAAGCAGCACAGGCCAAACCCGCTGCTTCGCAGCCTTGTTTTACTCAGCCTCTGGCATCAGTAGTTAATATTCACATTGAAGGCATGACATGCAACTCCTGTGTGCAGTCCATTGAAGGTATGATCTCCCAAAAGAAGGGGGTAATGTCGGCAAAAGTCTCTCTGGCTGATCACCAAGGTGTCTTTGAATATGATCCTCTTCTGACCACACCTGAGGAGCTGAGGGAGGCTGTAGATGACATGGGCTTTGATGCATTCCTACCTG AAACCAATTCTCTGCTGCCTGTGCCAGAACCCATTTTGTCAAAATCTCCAAGTAATCTCCAAGGGAAGGATTTGGACGTTGACTCTCACAATGAAACTTCCCCAGGATGCACTGGAGACACACACTCTAAATGCTATATTCAGATTGGAGGAATGACGTGTGCTTCCTGTGTGTCAAACATTGAGCGAAACCTGAAAAATGAGCCTG GTATCTACTCTGTTCTGGTAGCACTAATGGCTAGCAAAGCAGAGGTTCGCTATAACCCTGAAGTCATTGACCCTTTGAAGATAGCTGAGTGTGTAAAAGAGCTGGGCTTCACTGCTTCCGTCATGGAGAACTATGAAGGCTCAGATGGAAATCTAGAGCTAGTG GTCAGGGGGATGACATGTGCCTCTTGTGTTCACAAAATTGAGTCCAACCTAATGAAAGAAAAGGGAATTATATATGCCTCTGTTGCCTTGGCAACCAACAAAGCACATGTTAAGTACGACTCGGAAATTGTAGGGCCACGAGACATTATTAAGCTGATTGAG AACTTGGGATTTGAAGCATCTTTGGTAAAGCGAGACCGCACTGCCAGTCATCTAGACCACAGCAAGGAGATACAACA GTGGAGAAAATCCTTCCTTGTGAGCTTGATTTTCTGTGTGCCTGTGATGGGCATGATGATCTACATGATTATAATGGACCACCAGATGAATGTTTCCCATTATCACAATGCTACGCTAGAGGACCGCAACCATTACCACTCCACCATGTTCCTGGAGAAACAGCTGCGTCCGGGTCTCTCCATCATGAACCTTCTCTCCTTCATTTTTTGTGTGCCCGTTCAG TTTATCGGTGGCCACTACTTTTACATTCAAGCCTACAAAGCACTAAAACACAGGTCTGCCAACATGGATGTGCTGATAGTTCTGGCTACCTCTATAGCTTTCAGCTACTCATGCATTGTCCTAATGGTGGCAATGGTGGAGAAAGCCAAAGTCAACCCTATAACTTTCTTCGACACACCTCCGATGCTTTTTGTCTTCATCTCACTGGGACGTTGGCTGGAACAGATTGCTAAG AGCAAAACATCTGAAGCATTGTCAAAGCTGATGTCTTTACAAGCTACTGAGGCCACAGTGGTCACTCTCGGCCTTGACAATTCTGTTATCAG TGAGGAGCAGGTGGATGTTGAGCTGGTGCAGAGAGGTGATGTGGTGAAAGTCGTACCTGGAGGGAAGTTTCCAGTCGATGGGAGGGTAATCGAAGGACATTCAATGGCTGATGAGTCTCTCATCACAG GTGAGGCCATGCCTGTGACAAAAAAGCCCGGGAGCTCAGTGATTGCAGGGTCCATAAACCAGAATGGCTCTCTGCTCGTCAGTGCTACTCATGTCGGCATGGACACCACACTGTCTCAGATTGTTAAACTCGTGGAGGAGGCTCAGACTTCAAAG gcacCCATCCAGCAATATGCTGATAAGATCAGTGGCTACTTTGTGCCCTTCATTGTTGGCATATCTCTACTCACACTGATCGCCTGGATCATCATTGGGTTTTTGGACTTCTCTCTTGTGGAGATGTACTTTCCT GGTTACGACAAAAGCATTTCCAGAGCCGAGGCAGTGATTCGATTTGCCTTCCAGGCCTCCATAACGGTGTTATGCATAGCTTGTCCCTGTTCTCTTGGCTTAGCAACCCCAACAGCTGTGATGGTGGGTACAGGTGTTGGAGCCCAAAATGGCATCTTGATAAAGGGAGGGGAGCCCCTGGAGATGGCCCACAAG GTCCAGTCAGTGGTTTTCGACAAGACTGGGACTATCACATATGGTGCTCCTAAGGTTGTCCAAGTCAAGATGGTTGTGGAGGGGAATAAGATGCCTCACTCTCGCCTTTTGGCCATTGTGGGTACAGCTGAAAACAACAGTGAACACCCTCTGGGAGCAGCTATTACTAAATACTGCAAACAG GAGCTCGGTACAGAGTCTCTTGGGACATGCACAGACTTTCAGGCAGTGCCTGGATGTGGCATCCGATGTCAGGTAAGCAACACGGAGAATCTGTTAAAGCAGGCTGACAGTGACAGTGATGACAACAACCAGCGCAACAGCGTCCTCATTCAAATCAGCGACACCTGCATATCCACTAGCTCCCATCCACTCATCATGGACCCACAGCCATTAA GTCTAGTTCAGACAGCCACCTATGTTGTCCTGATTGGCAATAGGGAATGGATGAAAAGGAACTGTTTGCAAATCCAACCAGGTGTTGATGAAGCCATGGTGGAGCATGAACGCAGGGGACGCACTGCTGTACTTGTTGCTGTAGATG ATGTGCTGTGTGCAATGATTGCTATAGCTGACACAGTGAAACCTGAGGCTGAGCTGGCCGTCCACACCCTGACCAACATGGGCCTGGAAGTTGTCCTGATGACTGGAGACAATAGCAAGACAGCTCGGGCCATTGCTgctcag GTGGGCATCAGGAAAGTTTTTGCTGAGGTGCTGCCATCCCACAAAGTGGCCAAAgtggagcagctgcagcagtccGGAAAGAGAGTTGCCATGGTGGGTGATGGCGTTAACGACTCGCCTGCTCTGGCCATGGCTGACGTGGGCATCGCCATAGGAACCGGGACAGATGTGGCCATAGAAGCAGCAGATGTGGTGTTGATCAGG AACGACCTACTGGATGTTGTTGGTAGTATTGATCTCTCTAAAAAGACCGTCAAAAGGATCAGGATCAACTTTATTTTTGCTCTTATCTACAACCTGGTTGGAATTCCTATTGCTGCCG
- the fbxl3l gene encoding F-box/LRR-repeat protein 3 isoform X1: MKRGRSGLKSKSHTFLSHEEPAKKQKWLMSRFSSPTQDWGNLPHHVVLQIFQNLSLVDRARASSVCRCWNDVFHTPDLWRRFEFELNQPATSYLRSTHPDLIQQIIKKHAQHLQYVSFKVDSCTESAEAACDILSQLVNCTIKTLGLISTARPSFMDVSQAHFVSALTVVFVNSKSLSSIKIDDTPVDDPSLKVLVANNSDTLKLLKMSSCPHVSPAGILCVADQCHGLRELALNYHLLSDELLLALSSEKHVHLEHLRIDVVSENPGQTHFHTIKRSSWEALVQHSPKVNIVMYFFLYEEEFEPFFCEETPVTHLYFGRAVSKEMLGRIGLNCPRLVELVVCANGLEPLDEELFRIAERCKSLTAIGLGECEVTCSGFVEFVKMCGGRLTQLSIMEEVLIPDSSYNMEQIHSEVSKHLGRMWFPDMMPTW, from the exons ATGAAACGAGGAAGGTCAGGTCTGAAATCCAAGTCCCACACCTTCCTCTCCCATGAAGAACCAGCTAAGAAGCAGAAATGGCTGATGTCCAGGTTCTCATCTCCGACACAGGACTGGGGTAACCTGCCCCACCACGTTGTCCTGCAGATCTTCCAGAATTTGTCTCTGGTTGACCGGGCCCGGGCCTCGTCTGTGTGTCGGTGCTGGAATGACGTGTTTCACACGCCTGATCTCTGGAGGCGGTTTGAGTTTGAGCTCAATCAGCCAGCCACTTCTTACCTCCGCTCCACTCACCCAGACCTCATTCAGCAGATCATCAAAAAGCATGCCCAACACCTGCAGTATGTTAGCTTCAAA GTGGACAGCTGTACAGAATCTGCAGAGGCAGCTTGTGACATTCTCTCCCAGCTGGTGAACTGTACCATCAAAACCTTGGGGCTGATTTCTACAGCACGGCCAAGCTTCATGGACGTGTCTCAG GCCCACTTTGTGTCAGCGCTGACAGTGGTGTTTGTGAACTCTAAGTCCCTGTCCTCTATTAAGATTGATGACACCCCAGTGGATGATCCATCCCTGAAGGTTTTGGTGGCAAATAACAGTGACACCCTTAAGTTGTTGAAGATGAGCAGCTGTCCCCACGTCTCCCCAGCAG gtATCCTATGTGTGGCAGATCAGTGCCATGGCCTCAGGGAACTAGCACTGAACTATCATCTCCTCAGTGATGAGCTCCTTCTTGCCCTTTCCTCTGAAAAACACGTCCACTTGGAACATCTGCGCATTGATGTGGTAAGCGAAAACCCTGGCCAGACTCACTTTCACACCATCAAGAGGAGCAGCTGGGAGGCTTTGGTTCAGCACTCCCCTAAGGTCAACATCgtcatgtatttttttctctatgaGGAGGAGTTTGAACCCTTTTTCTGTGAGGAGACCCCAGTTACCCACTTGTACTTTGGTCGGGCAGTTAGCAAGGAGATGTTGGGTCGCATCGGACTGAACTGCCCTCGCCTGGTGGAGCTGGTGGTGTGCGCCAATGGTCTTGAGCCACTGGACGAGGAGCTGTTTCGCATTGCAGAGCGTTGCAAAAGCTTGACCGCCATCGGGCTGGGTGAGTGTGAGGTGACCTGCAGTGGCTTTGTGGAGTTTGTGAAGATGTGTGGGGGCAGGTTGACTCAGCTGTCCATCATGGAGGAGGTGCTAATCCCAGACAGCAGCTACAACATGGAGCAGATTCACAGTGAAGTGTCGAAGCACCTGGGACGCATGTGGTTCCCTGATATGATGCCGACCTGGTAG